A single Ptiloglossa arizonensis isolate GNS036 chromosome 2, iyPtiAriz1_principal, whole genome shotgun sequence DNA region contains:
- the Scar gene encoding wiskott-Aldrich syndrome protein family member 3 SCAR isoform X1, which translates to MPLPKRLVEPVLVARGTIPEDFPLPSELEAVTNGTLANTIRQLSSLSRHAEDLFGELAREAHGLSDRANSLQARIDRLAVKVTQLDSNVEEVSLQDIHMRKAFKSSVVFDQQVVSRDTMPTAMMETYHQCDTPPPLDKLNVYREDGKDGLKFYTDPNYFFDLWSQEVLEETEKKLHDRGKKTESEYAEPFREPHRPRNEGGGGGGGRHKKRIRQPHNTRERQRQLAVGHGEYIMPTQGVQYRAPHNLPDESLLGMVMTEPRPPRPNSIELRRSYPPEEQHLYSPPSSEHYRAANYVTQGYEDSLYGSHYGSGQGQTGSETYQSPGGQSTPSRSGRSRPSQPPPAPPSNTSSNSTPTVASANNTPTRGRSMSTSRDTLPPPPPPPGEIMSPPPMNGSIPSHLLNRNGSRSNSPLPSHHSTPTPPNHSTQIGQDETDPTPQDLPPPPPTPDPTPPRPISPPCNIPPPPPPPPPPPIANGPSPPLPLTNGDIAKMIATNPPKLKPLKPLKNIGDGQLRKPVNPNIPLVDPRNDLLKAIRDGIKLRKVEKIEQKEVERVNALNDVASILARRVAVEFSDSDSASESECDSEGWGEQETNLA; encoded by the exons ATGCCGCTTCCGAAGCGACTGGTGGAGCCAGTGCTCGTCGCACGCGGCACCATTCCTGAGGACTTCCCGCTACCGTCAGAGTTAGAGGCAGTGACCAATGGCACCTTGGCCAACACCATCAGACAACTCTCCAGTCTCTCGAGGCACGCTGAGGATTTGTTCGGCGAACTGGCGAGGGAAGCCCACGGATTGAGCGACAGGGCCAACTCCTTGCAGGCCAGGATAGACCGGCTAGCCGTGAAGGTTACTCAACTCGACAGCAACGTGGAGGAAG TTTCGTTGCAAGATATACATATGAGGAAGGCGTTCAAGAGTTCAGTGGTGTTCGATCAGCAAGTTGTCTCCAGGGATACCATGCCAACTGCGATGATGGAGACCTACCATCAGTGTGACACACCACCTCCTCTGGATAAACTTAATGTTTACag GGAGGACGGCAAAGACGGGCTGAAGTTTTACACAGATCCAAATTACTTCTTCGACTTGTGGAGTCAGGAAGTGCTCGAGGAAACAGAAAAGAAATTACACGATCGGGGGAAAAAG ACCGAGTCTGAATATGCCGAACCGTTCAGAGAG CCACATAGGCCTCGGAACgagggtggcggcggtggcggtggcagaCATAAGAAGCGTATAAGGCAACCGCATAATACGAGAGAAAGGCAGAGACAGTTGGCCGTCGGTCATGGCGAGTACATTATGCCAACGCAAGGTGTTCAATACAGGGCACCTCATAATCTACCGGATGAATCTTTGTTGGGCATGGTGATGACCGAGCCACGACCACCCAGGCCGAACAGCATCGAACTTCGACGAAGTTATCCGCCAGAAGAACAACATCTGTACAGTCCTCCTTCTTCCGAACACTATAG GGCAGCAAATTACGTGACCCAGGGTTACGAAGACAGCTTGTACGGCTCACACTATGGTTCGGGTCAGGGACAAACGGGTAGCGAGACGTACCAGAGTCCTGGTGGTCAAAGTACACCGAGTAGAAGCGGTAGATCGCGACCTTCTCAACCACCACCAGCCCCACCAAGTAATACTTCTAGCAATTCAACGCCTACTGTAGCCTCTGCTAACAATACACCGACTCGGGGAAGGTCAATGAGTACCAGCAGGGATACCCTTCCACCACCACCTCCGCCTCCTGGTGAAATTATGTCTCCTCCTCCTATGAATG GTTCTATACCGTCACATTTATTGAACAGGAATGGAAGTCGTTCAAACAGCCCGTTACCCAGTCACCACTCCACTCCTACTCCACCAAATCACTCGACTCAAATCGGACAGGATGAAACCGATCCTACTCCGCAAGATTTACCGCCTCCACCCCCAACTCCCGATCCCACACCGCCCAGACCTATTTCTCCGCCTTGTAAtattccacctcctcctccaccacctccgcCACCGCCTATTGCTAATGGACCGTCGCCGCCGTTGCCCCTAACCAACGGCGATATTGCTAAAATGATAGCGACTAATCCACCGAAGTTGAAACCCCTGAAACCTTTGAAGAATATCGGGGACGGGCAATTGAGGAAGCCTGTTAATCCAAACATCCCCCTTGTCGATCCACGAAATGATCTACTTAAAGCAATTAGAGATG GAATAAAGTTACGCAAGGTGGAGAAAATCGAACAGAAAGAAGTGGAACGCGTGAATGCATTGAACGACGTTGCGTCCATATTGGCGCGACGCGTGGCTGTTGAGTTTAGTGACAGCGATTCAGCGTCGGAAAGCGAGTGCGACAGCGAAGGATGGGGCGAGCAGGAGACAAATCTCGCGTGA
- the Scar gene encoding wiskott-Aldrich syndrome protein family member 3 SCAR isoform X2 encodes MPLPKRLVEPVLVARGTIPEDFPLPSELEAVTNGTLANTIRQLSSLSRHAEDLFGELAREAHGLSDRANSLQARIDRLAVKVTQLDSNVEEVSLQDIHMRKAFKSSVVFDQQVVSRDTMPTAMMETYHQCDTPPPLDKLNVYREDGKDGLKFYTDPNYFFDLWSQEVLEETEKKLHDRGKKPHRPRNEGGGGGGGRHKKRIRQPHNTRERQRQLAVGHGEYIMPTQGVQYRAPHNLPDESLLGMVMTEPRPPRPNSIELRRSYPPEEQHLYSPPSSEHYRAANYVTQGYEDSLYGSHYGSGQGQTGSETYQSPGGQSTPSRSGRSRPSQPPPAPPSNTSSNSTPTVASANNTPTRGRSMSTSRDTLPPPPPPPGEIMSPPPMNGSIPSHLLNRNGSRSNSPLPSHHSTPTPPNHSTQIGQDETDPTPQDLPPPPPTPDPTPPRPISPPCNIPPPPPPPPPPPIANGPSPPLPLTNGDIAKMIATNPPKLKPLKPLKNIGDGQLRKPVNPNIPLVDPRNDLLKAIRDGIKLRKVEKIEQKEVERVNALNDVASILARRVAVEFSDSDSASESECDSEGWGEQETNLA; translated from the exons ATGCCGCTTCCGAAGCGACTGGTGGAGCCAGTGCTCGTCGCACGCGGCACCATTCCTGAGGACTTCCCGCTACCGTCAGAGTTAGAGGCAGTGACCAATGGCACCTTGGCCAACACCATCAGACAACTCTCCAGTCTCTCGAGGCACGCTGAGGATTTGTTCGGCGAACTGGCGAGGGAAGCCCACGGATTGAGCGACAGGGCCAACTCCTTGCAGGCCAGGATAGACCGGCTAGCCGTGAAGGTTACTCAACTCGACAGCAACGTGGAGGAAG TTTCGTTGCAAGATATACATATGAGGAAGGCGTTCAAGAGTTCAGTGGTGTTCGATCAGCAAGTTGTCTCCAGGGATACCATGCCAACTGCGATGATGGAGACCTACCATCAGTGTGACACACCACCTCCTCTGGATAAACTTAATGTTTACag GGAGGACGGCAAAGACGGGCTGAAGTTTTACACAGATCCAAATTACTTCTTCGACTTGTGGAGTCAGGAAGTGCTCGAGGAAACAGAAAAGAAATTACACGATCGGGGGAAAAAG CCACATAGGCCTCGGAACgagggtggcggcggtggcggtggcagaCATAAGAAGCGTATAAGGCAACCGCATAATACGAGAGAAAGGCAGAGACAGTTGGCCGTCGGTCATGGCGAGTACATTATGCCAACGCAAGGTGTTCAATACAGGGCACCTCATAATCTACCGGATGAATCTTTGTTGGGCATGGTGATGACCGAGCCACGACCACCCAGGCCGAACAGCATCGAACTTCGACGAAGTTATCCGCCAGAAGAACAACATCTGTACAGTCCTCCTTCTTCCGAACACTATAG GGCAGCAAATTACGTGACCCAGGGTTACGAAGACAGCTTGTACGGCTCACACTATGGTTCGGGTCAGGGACAAACGGGTAGCGAGACGTACCAGAGTCCTGGTGGTCAAAGTACACCGAGTAGAAGCGGTAGATCGCGACCTTCTCAACCACCACCAGCCCCACCAAGTAATACTTCTAGCAATTCAACGCCTACTGTAGCCTCTGCTAACAATACACCGACTCGGGGAAGGTCAATGAGTACCAGCAGGGATACCCTTCCACCACCACCTCCGCCTCCTGGTGAAATTATGTCTCCTCCTCCTATGAATG GTTCTATACCGTCACATTTATTGAACAGGAATGGAAGTCGTTCAAACAGCCCGTTACCCAGTCACCACTCCACTCCTACTCCACCAAATCACTCGACTCAAATCGGACAGGATGAAACCGATCCTACTCCGCAAGATTTACCGCCTCCACCCCCAACTCCCGATCCCACACCGCCCAGACCTATTTCTCCGCCTTGTAAtattccacctcctcctccaccacctccgcCACCGCCTATTGCTAATGGACCGTCGCCGCCGTTGCCCCTAACCAACGGCGATATTGCTAAAATGATAGCGACTAATCCACCGAAGTTGAAACCCCTGAAACCTTTGAAGAATATCGGGGACGGGCAATTGAGGAAGCCTGTTAATCCAAACATCCCCCTTGTCGATCCACGAAATGATCTACTTAAAGCAATTAGAGATG GAATAAAGTTACGCAAGGTGGAGAAAATCGAACAGAAAGAAGTGGAACGCGTGAATGCATTGAACGACGTTGCGTCCATATTGGCGCGACGCGTGGCTGTTGAGTTTAGTGACAGCGATTCAGCGTCGGAAAGCGAGTGCGACAGCGAAGGATGGGGCGAGCAGGAGACAAATCTCGCGTGA